A region from the Bacteroidales bacterium genome encodes:
- a CDS encoding Spy/CpxP family protein refolding chaperone yields MRTKNFMIIAILIFVSGSMFAQGPNSKHGNRGNGFMNIPDLTEAQKTKLTEMRTANMKEMLPLRNELKEKQARLNTISTGDNVNMKEVNKTIDEIGILKTTMAKKRAAHRQGVRKILTDDQKVFFDMHAGQKGPHGKNGKGQMNKHCPNK; encoded by the coding sequence ATGAGAACAAAGAATTTTATGATTATTGCAATTTTGATATTTGTATCCGGAAGTATGTTTGCACAAGGACCAAATTCAAAACATGGAAACAGAGGAAACGGTTTCATGAATATTCCGGATTTAACCGAAGCACAAAAAACCAAATTAACAGAAATGAGAACTGCCAACATGAAAGAAATGTTGCCTTTGAGAAATGAATTAAAAGAAAAGCAAGCTCGCTTAAACACAATTTCAACCGGCGATAATGTAAATATGAAGGAGGTTAATAAAACAATTGATGAAATTGGCATTCTTAAAACAACTATGGCTAAAAAAAGAGCAGCCCACCGTCAAGGAGTGCGTAAAATATTAACAGATGACCAAAAAGTGTTTTTTGATATGCACGCAGGACAAAAAGGGCCTCACGGCAAAAACGGTAAAGGGCAAATGAACAAACATTGCCCTAACAAATAA
- the rfbB gene encoding dTDP-glucose 4,6-dehydratase, with protein MNKTILITGGAGFIGSHTVKLFVNKYPDYKIINLDKLTYAGNLENLTDVASFSNYEFVKGDITDTDFINKLFKKHKFDGIIHLAAESHVDRSISDPGAFINTNILGTVNLLNAARNSWKDNLEGKRFYHISTDEVYGSLGEDGFFTEETAYDPRSPYSASKASSDHLVRAYMHTYKLPVVLTNCSNNYGANQFPEKLIPLAINNIKNNKPIPIYGKGDNIRDWLFVNDHANAIDLVFHKGKNGETYNIGGNNEWTNIDLIYKLCEIMDKKLNREKGTSAKLITFVKDRAGHDMRYAIDSSKIQKELAWKPSLQFEEGLEKTVDWYLENETWMNNIITGKYEQYYEDQYVKR; from the coding sequence ATGAATAAAACAATTTTAATAACCGGAGGTGCCGGATTTATAGGTTCGCACACAGTAAAATTATTTGTAAATAAATATCCTGATTATAAAATCATTAATTTAGATAAGCTTACTTATGCCGGAAACCTTGAAAACTTAACGGATGTTGCATCTTTCTCAAACTATGAATTTGTTAAAGGTGATATAACAGATACGGATTTCATTAATAAACTTTTTAAAAAACATAAGTTTGACGGCATAATTCATCTTGCTGCCGAATCTCATGTTGACAGGTCTATTTCCGACCCCGGAGCTTTTATTAATACAAATATTCTCGGAACGGTAAATTTGTTAAATGCTGCAAGAAACTCTTGGAAAGATAATCTTGAAGGAAAACGATTTTACCATATTTCAACAGATGAAGTTTACGGTTCTCTCGGAGAAGACGGTTTTTTTACGGAAGAAACAGCGTATGACCCTCGAAGCCCTTATTCTGCATCAAAAGCAAGTTCCGACCATTTGGTAAGAGCATATATGCACACTTACAAGCTTCCTGTTGTTTTAACAAATTGTTCAAATAATTACGGGGCAAATCAATTTCCCGAAAAACTTATTCCGCTGGCAATTAACAATATAAAAAACAACAAACCCATTCCGATATACGGAAAAGGAGATAATATAAGAGATTGGTTATTTGTTAATGACCATGCAAATGCAATTGATTTAGTTTTTCATAAAGGCAAAAACGGAGAAACATATAATATCGGAGGCAACAACGAATGGACAAATATTGATTTAATTTATAAGTTATGTGAAATTATGGATAAAAAATTAAATCGAGAAAAAGGAACATCGGCAAAACTTATAACTTTTGTAAAAGACAGAGCCGGGCACGATATGCGTTATGCTATTGATTCTTCAAAAATTCAGAAAGAGTTAGCATGGAAACCGTCTTTACAATTTGAAGAAGGGCTTGAAAAAACAGTTGATTGGTACTTAGAAAATGAAACTTGGATGAATAATATTATTACCGGCAAATATGAACAATATTATGAAGACCAATATGTTAAAAGATAA
- the nadB gene encoding L-aspartate oxidase, which yields MVNKSDFLVIGSGLAGLMYALKVSEFGTVNVITKSKIDNTNTSYAQGGIATVRKVDDSYQKHINDTLIAGDGICDEEVVRTVVTEGPEMINDLIELGAKFDKNSDGTYNLGKEGGHSDNRIFHHKDNTGFEIQRALTDKIRVNKNITVYENYYAVDLITQHHLGYTIIRNKSDIECYGAYVLNPETQKTERFVSKITYMATGGLGNIYDITTNPQVATGDGIAMAYRAKALITDMEFVQFHPTALYNKNKRPSFLITEALRGFGAILRDKNGNAFMIKYDKRKDLAPRDIVARAIDTEMKISGDEFVYLDATHLDAEKLKSHFPNIYKKCLTLEIDITKNYIPVAPAAHYLVGGVKVDKNGRTSIQRLYAAGECSSTGLHGANRLASNSLLEALVYADKASADSSKILKDLFINENIPCWHDEGTTHPEEMILITQEFKELQQIMTYYVGIVRSDLRLNRALARLEIIYRETQKLYDRSTVSREICELRNAINISYLIIKMAKARKESRGLHYTVDYPEKGKIL from the coding sequence ATGGTAAATAAATCAGATTTTTTAGTAATCGGCTCCGGTTTGGCAGGTTTGATGTATGCTCTTAAAGTTTCGGAATTCGGAACCGTAAATGTTATTACAAAAAGTAAAATTGATAATACCAATACAAGTTATGCACAGGGAGGTATTGCAACCGTCAGGAAAGTTGATGATTCTTACCAAAAGCACATAAATGACACATTAATTGCCGGAGACGGAATTTGTGATGAAGAGGTTGTCAGGACAGTTGTAACGGAAGGTCCTGAAATGATTAATGATTTAATAGAACTCGGAGCAAAATTTGATAAAAATTCTGACGGTACATATAATTTAGGAAAAGAAGGCGGGCATTCCGACAACAGAATTTTTCATCATAAAGACAATACCGGTTTTGAAATACAAAGAGCTTTAACAGATAAAATTCGAGTAAACAAAAATATAACTGTTTATGAAAATTATTATGCAGTAGATTTAATTACACAACATCATTTAGGCTACACAATTATCAGAAATAAAAGTGATATTGAATGTTACGGAGCTTATGTCTTAAACCCCGAAACACAAAAAACAGAACGTTTTGTTTCTAAAATTACATATATGGCAACAGGGGGGTTAGGAAATATTTACGATATTACCACAAACCCGCAAGTTGCAACCGGCGATGGTATAGCAATGGCATACAGAGCAAAAGCATTAATAACCGACATGGAATTTGTTCAGTTTCATCCTACGGCTTTGTATAATAAAAATAAGCGTCCGTCTTTTTTAATAACCGAAGCATTAAGAGGATTCGGAGCAATTTTACGCGATAAAAACGGCAATGCTTTTATGATAAAATATGATAAAAGAAAAGATTTAGCCCCGAGAGACATTGTTGCTCGTGCCATTGATACAGAAATGAAAATAAGCGGAGATGAGTTTGTTTATTTAGATGCGACACATTTAGATGCAGAAAAGTTAAAATCTCATTTTCCTAATATTTATAAAAAATGTTTAACCCTTGAAATTGATATTACAAAGAATTATATTCCCGTTGCACCGGCTGCTCATTATTTGGTGGGAGGTGTTAAAGTTGACAAAAACGGCAGAACATCAATACAGCGATTATATGCCGCAGGAGAATGTTCTTCAACCGGATTGCACGGAGCAAACAGGTTAGCATCAAATTCATTGCTTGAAGCATTAGTTTATGCAGATAAAGCATCGGCAGATTCATCAAAAATATTAAAAGACCTTTTCATTAACGAGAATATTCCTTGTTGGCATGATGAAGGAACAACACACCCGGAAGAAATGATTTTAATAACGCAAGAATTTAAAGAATTGCAACAAATCATGACTTATTATGTAGGAATCGTACGGTCTGATTTGCGTTTGAACAGAGCTTTGGCACGTCTTGAAATTATTTACCGAGAAACTCAGAAATTATATGACAGGTCAACAGTTTCGAGAGAGATTTGCGAATTGAGAAACGCAATAAATATCTCATATTTAATTATAAAAATGGCAAAAGCACGTAAAGAAAGCAGGGGTTTACATTATACGGTTGATTATCCTGAAAAAGGGAAGATATTGTAA
- a CDS encoding co-chaperone GroES produces MRELQPLNENVLLELAEKTGEQKTASGIIIPDSAKEKETTGKVVALGNIENPGISVGDTVLYKDFSGNEMEFDGKKYLFIAYADVLAKVVETDAI; encoded by the coding sequence ATGAGAGAATTACAACCTTTAAACGAAAATGTTTTGCTTGAATTAGCAGAAAAAACAGGAGAGCAAAAAACAGCAAGCGGAATTATTATTCCGGATTCTGCAAAAGAAAAAGAAACAACGGGTAAAGTTGTTGCATTAGGGAATATTGAAAATCCGGGGATTTCTGTCGGAGATACAGTTTTATATAAAGACTTTTCCGGAAATGAAATGGAATTTGACGGTAAAAAATATCTGTTTATCGCCTATGCCGATGTTTTAGCAAAAGTTGTCGAAACTGACGCAATATAA
- a CDS encoding TonB-dependent receptor, with translation MRKKIFTFLFMFVFTGISFYSFAQTKITGTVSSDTEETVPGVTVLVKNTSVGTITDLNGKYEIIVPEGSDFLVFSYVGMKTQEVKIEGTIINVSMVPENEEIAEIMIVADFARDRHTPVSFSTITPEIIAEKLGNQEYPEILKSTPSVYATKEGGGYGDSRINLRGFDSNNIGVLINGVPVNDMESGKVYWSNWAGLSDVTRLMQVQRGLGASKLAISSVGGTINIITKTTDAKKGGSVYVATGNNGYSKTAFTLSTGLQENGWAVTVSGSKTQGDGYIRGTNFKGYSYFFNVSKRINKDHSIALTAFGAPQWHNQRSSQHYISTYKNHPDGVLYNSNFGYRNGKVYGSGYAYNQYHKPQISLNHHWSINSLTSLSTAVYASKSSGGGRRVTGSQQNTLLFDYPSGEPYAETLLTPDGYLDYDSVMRINQASRTGSQAIVAMSNNSHDWYGVLSSLNTKLGAINLTAGFDGRYYRGYHYQVIEDLLGGNYYLDGGNTNRPSSTPLFKGDKISYSSVGEVLWEGVFVQGEYILENFSAFVSGSFSNSSYRRTDYFKYTPEEGQISEWRNFLAYSGKAGVNYNINKNHNVFVNGGYFTRAPFFRYAFVGYSNTFNEGAKHERVLSSELGYAYHSPKVTGNLSLYRTEWLDKALTRSLGQETANITGLNALHQGVEVEFTYKPSKKIKARGMFSTGNWIWSDDVAAAVYDQDQNFVDSVFIYSGGIHVGDAAQMTAAFGIDAEVLPRLTVGVDMNYYDNLYSYFDITTRVSESDIGVDAWKMPAYFLSDLSVRYKFKMGKLNASLYGKINNILDTEYIADATDGAGHDYKTSPVFYGFGRTWSVALKIRF, from the coding sequence ATGAGAAAAAAGATTTTTACATTTTTGTTTATGTTTGTATTTACAGGGATAAGTTTTTATTCTTTTGCACAAACAAAAATAACAGGTACAGTCAGTTCCGATACAGAGGAAACAGTGCCGGGAGTTACTGTGTTAGTGAAAAACACAAGTGTCGGAACCATTACTGACTTAAACGGTAAGTATGAAATTATTGTTCCGGAGGGTTCTGATTTTTTAGTATTTTCATACGTCGGAATGAAAACACAGGAAGTGAAAATTGAAGGTACGATAATTAACGTATCAATGGTTCCTGAAAATGAAGAAATTGCTGAAATTATGATTGTTGCAGATTTTGCAAGAGACAGGCATACACCGGTTTCATTTTCAACTATTACACCGGAAATAATTGCCGAGAAGTTAGGTAATCAGGAATATCCGGAAATATTGAAGTCAACGCCAAGTGTATATGCAACAAAAGAAGGCGGCGGTTACGGTGACAGTCGTATTAACCTGAGAGGTTTTGATTCAAATAACATCGGTGTATTAATAAACGGTGTTCCGGTAAATGATATGGAAAGCGGAAAAGTATATTGGTCAAACTGGGCAGGTTTGTCTGATGTTACAAGATTGATGCAAGTACAAAGAGGTTTAGGTGCTTCAAAGTTAGCTATTTCATCGGTTGGGGGTACAATTAATATCATAACAAAAACAACTGATGCAAAAAAAGGAGGCTCTGTTTATGTTGCTACCGGAAATAACGGGTACAGCAAAACAGCTTTTACCCTTTCTACCGGTTTGCAAGAGAACGGATGGGCAGTAACCGTAAGCGGAAGCAAAACTCAAGGAGACGGATACATCAGAGGTACAAATTTTAAAGGGTATTCTTATTTCTTTAATGTATCAAAACGTATTAATAAAGACCATTCAATTGCTTTAACGGCTTTCGGAGCTCCTCAATGGCACAACCAAAGAAGTTCTCAACATTATATTTCAACATACAAAAACCATCCTGACGGAGTTTTATATAACTCGAACTTCGGATACCGAAACGGAAAAGTTTACGGCAGCGGATATGCATACAACCAATATCATAAACCGCAAATTTCACTTAACCACCATTGGAGCATTAATTCCTTAACAAGCTTATCTACGGCAGTTTATGCTTCAAAATCAAGCGGTGGAGGGCGTCGTGTTACCGGAAGTCAACAAAACACTTTGTTATTTGACTATCCTTCCGGAGAACCTTATGCTGAAACCTTATTAACACCGGACGGTTACTTAGACTATGATTCTGTTATGAGAATAAATCAGGCTTCTCGTACCGGTTCACAAGCAATTGTTGCAATGAGCAATAATTCTCATGATTGGTACGGTGTGTTATCATCCTTAAATACAAAATTAGGAGCAATAAATCTTACGGCAGGTTTTGACGGAAGATATTACAGAGGGTATCACTATCAAGTAATTGAGGATTTACTCGGAGGAAATTACTATCTTGACGGCGGAAATACAAACAGACCCTCATCAACTCCGTTATTTAAAGGCGATAAGATTTCATACTCTAGTGTAGGAGAAGTTCTTTGGGAAGGTGTTTTTGTTCAAGGCGAATATATTTTAGAAAATTTCTCTGCATTTGTGTCGGGTTCGTTTTCTAACAGCTCGTACAGGCGAACAGATTATTTTAAATATACCCCGGAGGAAGGTCAAATTTCTGAATGGCGAAACTTTTTGGCATACAGCGGAAAAGCAGGAGTTAACTATAACATTAACAAAAACCACAATGTATTTGTAAACGGAGGTTATTTTACTCGTGCACCATTTTTTAGGTACGCATTTGTAGGGTACAGCAACACATTTAATGAAGGTGCTAAACATGAACGAGTACTTTCGTCTGAATTAGGTTATGCGTATCATTCTCCGAAAGTTACCGGAAACTTGTCTTTATACAGAACTGAATGGTTAGACAAAGCTTTGACAAGATCATTAGGACAGGAAACAGCAAATATAACAGGATTGAATGCACTTCATCAAGGAGTTGAAGTTGAATTTACATATAAACCATCAAAGAAAATAAAAGCAAGAGGTATGTTTTCTACAGGAAACTGGATTTGGAGTGATGATGTAGCAGCTGCAGTTTATGATCAAGATCAAAACTTTGTTGACTCTGTTTTTATTTACTCCGGAGGAATTCATGTCGGAGATGCTGCACAAATGACTGCGGCTTTCGGTATTGATGCAGAGGTTTTGCCTCGCTTGACCGTTGGCGTTGATATGAATTACTATGACAATTTATACTCGTATTTTGATATTACGACTCGTGTCAGTGAATCAGATATAGGAGTTGACGCATGGAAGATGCCGGCATATTTTTTATCTGATTTAAGTGTAAGATATAAATTTAAAATGGGAAAACTTAACGCTTCCTTGTACGGTAAAATAAATAATATACTTGACACGGAATATATAGCGGACGCAACTGACGGTGCAGGTCATGACTATAAAACATCTCCTGTTTTTTACGGTTTCGGAAGAACATGGTCTGTTGCATTAAAAATCAGATTCTAA
- a CDS encoding 3-deoxy-D-manno-octulosonic acid transferase — protein MKITYIISVFLYSLLIKVASVFNKKAKLRNNGIKSTFKTIENFNPKKIIWVHCASLGEFEQGRPLIEKIKKEKPEYQIALSFFSPSGYEVRKNYKYADIVFYLPDDSKKNAKKLIQLLKPELAFFIKYEFWYQYLSELNKNNIPVYLVSGIFRKNQIFFKPYGGFYRKILHNFKCLFVQNELSKQLLKSIDITDVKVTGDTRFDRVFELSKNRNEIEIIEKFKENSFVLIAGSTWKPDDEIIIKFFNQNKPGIKLILAPHEIKSENISRIIRMFDYRVLKYSEANLQNISEANILLIDNIGLLSSLYYYADISYIGGGFGKGIHNTLEAAVFGMPIIFGPKYGKFDEAKELIKQNAAFSIRNYQEFSEITDKLVIDSELRAKSGTSAKLFVTNNIGAAEKILTSALN, from the coding sequence ATGAAAATAACATATATTATTTCGGTTTTTTTATATTCTTTGCTTATTAAAGTTGCTTCCGTTTTTAATAAAAAAGCAAAACTGAGAAACAACGGAATAAAATCTACATTTAAAACTATTGAAAATTTTAATCCGAAAAAAATAATTTGGGTACATTGTGCCTCTCTCGGTGAATTTGAGCAAGGAAGACCTCTTATTGAAAAAATAAAGAAAGAAAAACCGGAATACCAAATTGCTTTAAGTTTTTTTTCTCCTTCCGGCTATGAAGTAAGAAAAAACTATAAATATGCCGATATTGTTTTTTATTTGCCCGATGATTCAAAAAAAAATGCAAAAAAGCTGATACAACTTCTAAAACCCGAACTTGCCTTTTTTATTAAATATGAATTTTGGTATCAATATTTATCCGAATTGAATAAAAATAATATCCCTGTTTATCTAGTTTCCGGTATTTTCAGAAAAAATCAAATCTTTTTTAAACCCTACGGAGGGTTTTACAGGAAAATATTACATAATTTTAAGTGCCTTTTTGTTCAAAATGAACTTTCAAAACAACTTCTTAAAAGTATTGATATTACTGATGTCAAAGTTACCGGAGATACACGTTTTGACAGAGTATTTGAACTTTCTAAAAACAGAAACGAAATTGAGATAATTGAGAAGTTCAAAGAAAACTCTTTCGTTCTTATTGCGGGCAGCACATGGAAGCCCGACGACGAGATTATTATTAAATTTTTCAACCAAAATAAACCCGGTATAAAATTAATACTTGCTCCTCACGAAATAAAATCTGAGAACATTAGTCGAATTATTAGGATGTTCGATTACCGGGTTTTAAAATATTCTGAAGCAAACTTACAAAATATATCAGAAGCAAATATTTTATTAATAGATAATATAGGACTGCTCTCCTCTTTGTATTATTATGCCGACATTTCATATATAGGCGGAGGTTTCGGAAAAGGAATACACAATACACTTGAGGCTGCTGTTTTCGGTATGCCGATTATTTTCGGTCCGAAATACGGTAAGTTTGATGAAGCAAAAGAACTAATTAAGCAAAATGCTGCTTTTTCAATAAGAAATTATCAAGAATTTTCAGAAATAACAGATAAATTAGTAATTGATTCGGAATTAAGAGCAAAATCAGGGACATCTGCAAAACTATTTGTAACAAATAATATCGGTGCAGCTGAAAAAATATTAACTTCTGCTCTAAATTAA
- the folK gene encoding 2-amino-4-hydroxy-6-hydroxymethyldihydropteridine diphosphokinase, protein MSKVFLSLGSNKNDRHKSIKAAIKKINKKLGDIIQTSDVFETESWSYHDNNYLNAVIEIETEFIPKDLLKELKRIEKELGRKNKTVTFKGKPKYLSRTIDIDILFYDDKVISTKELTIPHTKLHLRNFVLKPMMQIAPDFIHPVFQKNINCIYTMCEDKSMVTLFKE, encoded by the coding sequence ATGTCGAAAGTGTTTTTATCATTAGGAAGCAATAAAAATGACAGGCACAAATCCATTAAAGCAGCAATAAAAAAGATTAATAAAAAACTTGGAGATATTATTCAAACTTCCGATGTTTTTGAAACAGAGTCTTGGTCATACCATGATAATAATTATTTAAATGCAGTAATTGAAATTGAAACTGAATTTATTCCGAAAGATTTATTAAAAGAATTGAAAAGAATTGAAAAAGAACTCGGCAGAAAAAACAAAACTGTAACTTTCAAAGGGAAACCTAAATATCTTTCAAGAACTATTGACATTGATATTTTATTTTATGATGACAAAGTCATTAGCACAAAAGAATTAACAATTCCGCATACTAAATTGCATCTCCGAAACTTTGTATTAAAGCCGATGATGCAAATTGCACCGGATTTTATTCATCCTGTATTTCAAAAAAATATTAACTGTATATACACAATGTGTGAAGATAAAAGTATGGTTACCTTATTTAAAGAATAA